From the Bacteroidota bacterium genome, the window CTTAATCATCCCAAAACTAATCACAAGAAACAGCAGGGTAAGTTTTAGATATTTCATCATAAAGTTGAATTAATGTGTGTTTTTTCTTAATTTCTAAATTGCAAATTTATTCCTTTTAGACAAAAATCAAAGTAGCATCTTGTTATTTTATTAACATTCTTACTAGCTTTAAATCGGGGTAGTGATATCAAAGGCTTCAAGGTAATCTGCAACTTTTCTAACAAATCGACCTCCTAAAGACCCATCCACCACTCGGTGGTCGTAGCTTAATGATAGAAACATCATGTGACGTATTGCAATAGCATCACCCTGTTCGGTTTCAATTACTGCAGGCTTTTTCTTAATAGCTCCTACTGCCAATATTGCCACTTGTGGTTGATTTATGATAGGTGTCCCCATCACATTTCCAAAAGAACCTACATTGGTAATGGTAAATGTACCTCCTGAAATTTCATCCGGTACCAATTTATTCATACGAGCCCTATTCGCTAAATCATTCACCGATTTGGTTAATCCTAATAGGTTTTTTTGATCGGCATTTTTAATCACAGGAACAATTAAATTTCCACTTGGTAAAGCAGTTGCCATACCAATATTGATATTTTTTTTCACAATAATTTTTGTTCCGTCAACCGAAATATTAATCATTGGAAAATCCTTAATTGCTTTAGCAACAGCTTCAATAAAGACAGGAGTGAAAGTTATTTTTTCATTCTCACGCTTCTCAAAACCTGATTTGATTTTATTTCGCCACATTACCAAATTCGTAACATCGGCTTCAACATAGGAAGTTACGTGAGGCGAGGTGTGCTTACTCATTACCATATGTTCCGCAATCATTTTTCGCATGCGGTCCATTTCAATTATTTCATCTCCACCGGAAAGTGAAACAGCAACAGCAGGTGCTTCTGATTTTGCTTTAGGTGCAGGTGTAACAGCCGGTTGAATAGGTTCGTTTACGACAGGTGTTGCTGCAACTTGACCTTTTACAGGTAGATAGGCCAAAATATCTTGCTTGGTTACTCTTCCTTCTGCACCACTTCCGGGAATTTTTTCCAATTCAGCTAAACTAATCCCTTCTTGTTTAGCAATGTTTTTTACCAAAGGCGAATAAAATCGTTCGGCTTTTGAAAAATCTTGAACTGCTACTTGTGTTGCCGCCTGTGCTACCACCTGTGCAACAGGCGTATTTACTTGAGCACTTGCTGCAGGAGTTGCAGGCGAAGGTGCACTAACTGCAACTGATGCATCACTTGATAGTAGTGCAATTACCGCACCTACCTTCACCACATCCCCCTCTTGAAACATACGTTTAATCAAGATACCTCCGTTAGGAGCCGGAACTTCTGAATCGACCTTGTCGGTTGCAATTTCCAATACCGATTCGTCGGCATCTATCGAGTCGCCCTCTGATTTTAACCATTTAATAATCGTTGCTTCTGCAACACTTTCGCCCATTTTGGGCATGATCATTTCAAACTGTGCCATAGCTAAATCTGTACTGATTTTTTCAAAACTTTTACGTGGGTAAAATTAGTTGAATTATTCTGAAAAGCAATTCACTGAGAACCCGCTGATACGAATGAAGTGAATTCATAGGCGTGTTTTGAGTTTGAGCTTTTTTTATACATTTACCTTGAGAATCTATTCAATGATTTGATTCATAGTTAGATTGATACTATTACTTTTTTATATTGCATCCCAAAACACAATTTATGGCTTTTACTACAACCCCACTATTATATACAACAAGAAACGAAGTTGATGTTCAGCTTAACGTGGTTGATGGAAAATTACCTGCCGATATCAAAGGCGCTGTATATGTTATTTATCCTGTGGGATCAATAAATTCCAATGGTTTACCCTTTCCCGAATTCAATCCGGATGGTAGCAAAAATGATGAATATGGAACTCCCGTAATGAATGGAGACGGCATGGTGCTCTTACTCAATTTTAACAACAACCCAGTAACAGCTAAGTCACGCTTAATGAAAACTCCTTGTTTTTATGCCGACCAAGCTTATCCTTACAAACCGGGAATTGGAAATAAATTGTTTGCATTTAAAAATTGGGGAATTGCCCGTATTTCGCTAATGTTAGGTGCCAGAAATGAACAAAATACCGCCCTAATTCCTATAAAATTCAAAGGCTCTAATACGGCCTTAGTTTCGGCTTATGACGTAGGCCGTCCATTTTTAGTTGATGCAAGTACATTAGAATTAAAATCACCATTAGGCGGTCATGCCGACTGGACCAATGCAACTCCTCCTTCAATGCCTTGGCCTTTCTCGTTGGTAATGAGTACAGCTCATCCTACCTTTGATCCATATACGCAGGAATTGTTTAGCACTAATTTTATTCGGAGCATGTCCTCCATTTTTTCTGAAAGCCGAGTTATTTTTCATTTAAAAAAAGATCAAGAATTAGTTAAAAATAAATTCACTGAACTAATTGATCGATTGGAAACAACTGAAAGTAATGATAGCCACGAAGTGAAGAGAGCTAAAGTTATCGATTTTTTTGAAAATATTGATACCTATTTAGGAACCCAAAAGCCGGATACTCCTGAATCAAATAGTAGTACCTCGAATGAAGTATATTTAATGAGATGGACTGGGAACGAAACTATTGAAAAATGGCTTTTGCACGACCAGGCTGGAAATCCTATTGCAATAAAGCAGTGTATGCATCAAATTTCAATTAGCGAAGACTACATTTTATTAACCGATACCTCCTTCAAGTTTACAGCTGATTTGATGTTTAATAGTCTCTATTTTAACGATGAAAAACTGGATGCTGCTGTTCGTGAATTACTAACAAATCCAATGTTGCCATTTACTATTTGTTATGTTGTAAGAAGGAAGGAGTTAACTCCCGGTGGAGGTACAGCGGTTGCATATACCTTACAACAAAATATTCCATTAGAAACAATACATTATTCACTCAATTATAAAAATCCAAATGGAATAATGACGCTTTATGGAGCCCACAACGCAGCAATTTGTATAGCTGAATGGATGCGGCACTTTGATGTTGCAAAAATAACTGGCCAAGCAGTAGACCCCGAAGTGATTGGGTTGTTTGCTCTAGGAAGTATGGATGTGGGAAGGTTAGGAAAATGGGAAATTGATGGTGAAAAGTTGACCATTGATACGCAAAATTCAAAAGTTTTTGCAGGACAAGGAGAAACCTCTTCCAGTAATATTGGTCCTAATAGTTGGAACATTGGGCTTTACACCTATCGTGACATGATATCGGCTACAACCAATGTTGATAGAATCGAGTATTTGTGGTTGGTTTCAAATGGCTTAGACAAAAGAATGTTAAGCGAATTCATCTATAATTTATACGAAGGTTATCCTAACAGAATTGTTCCACCTGAAGAAATGTTGGCGCTTACTGAAAAGGGAATACCTTGTGGAATTACCCGCATTAATGCTGATTCTATGGTGCCCGACGACTATTATCAATTCGATTTCGATTCCTTTCCTAGAAGCATTCAGTTTGTACCTCGAACTCCAAAAAGTACCATAATTCCTGCAGCGCTTGATGGTTATATTTTTTGTACTGTTCAGGTTAAAAATCCACCGGATTCACCCATCGGTTATCGCTCTGAATTTTGGCTTTTTGATGCAATGAATGTCGCCCAGGGCCCTGTTTGTAAATTAAGCAATCCAGAAATTCAATTCTGTTTTACCTTACATTCAACCTGGTTAGAAAATGCTGACAGCTTTAACCTGGATTATAATGTTTCTGTTAAAGAAGATTACAACGAAGTAATTTCCAAACTACCAAACATAGACAAGCAAGTGATTCAATTAATTTTTGATACCAAAGTTTACCCTTTTTTTAAAAATTAATAAATGGAAACAGTATCGATTGATAAAGAAATAATTCATGAGAGTAATAACTCCATTATATACAAAACAAAAAACTCTAAAACAGAAGCTGAAAAAATTTTCAAAGTAAGCAAGCAACAAGATTTATCAGGGTTGTACAATGAGTTTCAAATTATTGATGAGAATAAATCACAATTCGGTAACTCGAAAATAGTTTTTGAGGATAGTAAAACTGCCTTGGTTCGCGACTTTGTTAAAGGAAAATCATTAAAGCAATTACTTTCAGAAGGAAAATTCGGACTCGCATTTTTTATGGAGTATGCACCAAAAATCGCTGAGATTCTTTTTGAGGTGCATTTAAAAAATATCATCCATAAAGATTTATCGCCCGGCAATATTATTATTGATGAGCAAACAAAAAAGGTAACCTTAATTGATTATGAGTTAAGCACACACCTTCGTTTATCGGAAGCTGGAAATAGACTTAGCTTTGATTTAAGCAACAATTTGCCTTACATATCTCCCGAACAAACCGGTAGAATGAATCGGCTTATTGATTATCGTTCTGACTACTATAGCTTAGGTATCTGCTTTTTTGAAATGCTCACCGGAACTACTCCTTTTTCGTCGGAAGATCCCTTAGAAATTG encodes:
- a CDS encoding carotenoid oxygenase family protein, whose protein sequence is MAFTTTPLLYTTRNEVDVQLNVVDGKLPADIKGAVYVIYPVGSINSNGLPFPEFNPDGSKNDEYGTPVMNGDGMVLLLNFNNNPVTAKSRLMKTPCFYADQAYPYKPGIGNKLFAFKNWGIARISLMLGARNEQNTALIPIKFKGSNTALVSAYDVGRPFLVDASTLELKSPLGGHADWTNATPPSMPWPFSLVMSTAHPTFDPYTQELFSTNFIRSMSSIFSESRVIFHLKKDQELVKNKFTELIDRLETTESNDSHEVKRAKVIDFFENIDTYLGTQKPDTPESNSSTSNEVYLMRWTGNETIEKWLLHDQAGNPIAIKQCMHQISISEDYILLTDTSFKFTADLMFNSLYFNDEKLDAAVRELLTNPMLPFTICYVVRRKELTPGGGTAVAYTLQQNIPLETIHYSLNYKNPNGIMTLYGAHNAAICIAEWMRHFDVAKITGQAVDPEVIGLFALGSMDVGRLGKWEIDGEKLTIDTQNSKVFAGQGETSSSNIGPNSWNIGLYTYRDMISATTNVDRIEYLWLVSNGLDKRMLSEFIYNLYEGYPNRIVPPEEMLALTEKGIPCGITRINADSMVPDDYYQFDFDSFPRSIQFVPRTPKSTIIPAALDGYIFCTVQVKNPPDSPIGYRSEFWLFDAMNVAQGPVCKLSNPEIQFCFTLHSTWLENADSFNLDYNVSVKEDYNEVISKLPNIDKQVIQLIFDTKVYPFFKN
- a CDS encoding 2-oxo acid dehydrogenase subunit E2, with the translated sequence MAQFEMIMPKMGESVAEATIIKWLKSEGDSIDADESVLEIATDKVDSEVPAPNGGILIKRMFQEGDVVKVGAVIALLSSDASVAVSAPSPATPAASAQVNTPVAQVVAQAATQVAVQDFSKAERFYSPLVKNIAKQEGISLAELEKIPGSGAEGRVTKQDILAYLPVKGQVAATPVVNEPIQPAVTPAPKAKSEAPAVAVSLSGGDEIIEMDRMRKMIAEHMVMSKHTSPHVTSYVEADVTNLVMWRNKIKSGFEKRENEKITFTPVFIEAVAKAIKDFPMINISVDGTKIIVKKNINIGMATALPSGNLIVPVIKNADQKNLLGLTKSVNDLANRARMNKLVPDEISGGTFTITNVGSFGNVMGTPIINQPQVAILAVGAIKKKPAVIETEQGDAIAIRHMMFLSLSYDHRVVDGSLGGRFVRKVADYLEAFDITTPI